A single Biomphalaria glabrata chromosome 2, xgBioGlab47.1, whole genome shotgun sequence DNA region contains:
- the LOC106063559 gene encoding something about silencing protein 10-like, with amino-acid sequence MKKQGKKGKPSKKDNSYDNESEEEIGDIFTDEINEFTEAKNKVDLEEKNSESEEEEELFGLLNEEDESDEELDDWSKRLKQIKFQAKLEKKRSLPGDGPEKSWGNKRGVFYGSGVKRKPKQTASDEEDEWTMEEKEIEKLQKRLDEDVDEDDFILPSLTKKIKEESNEFTIKRDLTAQEKEEFKKKIHPEAEPLREELNKCIEELESLKEKKGWKYESRETCFRLLAGNIAFYLHLIESDEECRGHPVIKRIVQLKKLAKMYEAIPEEQMEASDASGDESTDDEDVKPNNSIKRQRLDLTGSEEEDDDIDDDDEKEKVEESEEKEPENRPIGYEIMKNKPKKKTAPNNPRVKHREKFRKAKIRRKGKYRDYRPEINKYQGEASGIRAGIIRSVRLK; translated from the exons ATGAAGAAGCAGGGGAAAAAAGGAAAACCATCTAAAAAAGATAATTCATATGA CAATGAATCTGAGGAAGAAATTGGAGATATATTCACAGATGAAATTAATGAATTTACAGAAGCAAAAAACAAG gtTGACTTGGAGGAAAAGAACAGTGAGAGTGAAGAGGAG GAAGAGTTGTTTGGTCTATTGAATGAGGAAGATGAAAGTGATGAAGAGTTAGATGATTGGTCCAAGCGTCTGAAACAGATCAAGTTCCAAGCCAAATTAGAGAAGAAGCGATCATTACCAGGAG ATGGGCCAGAGAAGTCTTGGGGAAACAAGCGTGGAGTTTTCTATGGATCAGGAGTGAAGAGGAAACCAAAACAAACTG CCAGTGATGAAGAAGATGAGTGGACTATGgaggagaaagagatagagaagttACAGAAAAGGTTAGATGAGGATGTGGATGAGGATGATTTCATTTTACCCTCACTGACCAAG aaaataaaagaagaatcAAATGAGTTCACAATTAAAAGAGATTTGACTGCACAGGAGAAAGAAGAA tttaagaaaaaaattcaccctgAGGCAGAACCCTTGAGAGAAGAACTGAATAAATGT ATAGAAGAGTTAGAAagcttgaaagaaaaaaaaggctggAAATATGAGAGCAGAGAAACATGTTTTAGATT ACTGGCTGGCAACATTGCCTTCTATTTACACTTGATTGAGTCAGACGAGGAATGCCGTGGACACCCGGTTATTAAAAGAATTGTCCAACTGAAAAAG CTGGCTAAAATGTATGAGGCCATTCCTGAGGAGCAAATGGAAGCCAGCGATGCCAGTGGTGATGAGTCAACAGATGATGAAGATGTCAAACCAAATAATTCAATAAAACGTCAGAG GCTTGATCTGACTGGAAGTGAAGAGGAGGATGATGacattgatgatgatgatgagaaaGAGAAGGTAGAAGAAAGTGAAGAGAAGGAACCAGAAAACAGACCCATTGGCTATGAG ATTATGAAAAACAAACCCAAGAAGAAAACGGCTCCGAATAACCCGCGTGTTAAACACAGGGAAAAGTTCAGGAAAGCTAAGATCCGCAGGAAAGGAAAG TATCGAGACTATCGACCTGAAATCAACAAGTATCAAGGTGAGGCATCAGGAATCAGGGCAGGAATCATCAGAAGTGTTcgtctcaaataa
- the LOC106059602 gene encoding testis-expressed protein 47-like translates to MASEEERVSPSQDSNRTTLLDVIEERNRHLNKKYLIHRLVYISKLSSPGVDRTALGTYYDTFIKKLQTDFPGSEAITGLMLIYPKHVVHVVETSSDLILKLIEDLHRLEKETESLVSKSKILVISHDINTRLYHFWSFRTLDIVEHGIESFDTKETFENLIVELLIQLLKLGAYLHKQPKLNLKNAMDSLHEKVSDLLPQQSVVHYLLEENDSSMMTPLEFIDLYRKPFDTYLESDMVWPIPTRLFPYN, encoded by the exons ATGGCGTCCGAAGAGGAAAGAGTATCACCAAGTCAGGATTCAAATCGCACTACACTTTTAGATGtgatagaagaaagaaatagacatttAAATAAG aaatatcTTATTCATCGCCTTGTGTATATTTCCAAGCTAAGCTCACCAGGTGTTGACAGAACTGCATTAGGAa CTTACTATGATACATTTATCAAGAAACTTCAAACAGATTTCCCTGGTAGTGAAGCAATCACAGGTCTTATGCTGATCTACCCAAAACATGTGGTCCATGTCGTAGAG acTTCTTCAGACTTAATTCTCAAGCTAATTGAAGATCTCCACAGActtgaaaaagagacagagtcATTGGTATCAAAGTCAAAGATTTTAGTCATCTCACATGAT ATCAACACTCGTTTGTATCACTTCTGGTCCTTCAGGACGCTGGACATTGTAGAGCATGGAATCGAATCGTTTGACACAAAGGAGACATTTGAAAATCTGATCGTTGAGCTTTTGATACAGCTTCTCAAACTAGGCGCCTACTTACACAAACAGCCCAAG CTTAACTTGAAGAATGCCATGGATTCTTTGCATGAAAAGGTGTCTGATCTGCTTCCTCAGCAAT CTGTGGTCCACTATTTGTTAGAGGAAAATGACAGCAGTATGATGACTCCACTTGAGTTTATTGATCTGTACAGAAAGCCATTTGATACTTATCTAGAGAGTG ATATGGTGTGGCCTATACCAACAAGATTATTTCCATACAACTAG